One region of Miscanthus floridulus cultivar M001 chromosome 19, ASM1932011v1, whole genome shotgun sequence genomic DNA includes:
- the LOC136526238 gene encoding uncharacterized protein codes for MYKISPFIIPQSKIGVSKLESDVYEAVLKMGESSEHLNLKVVDYGFVVVLLSALSSSLRPGGKVNHFVVNAFCKLLFLRKHPRDSRKHYFFSKVGDYLIGNHGRDDEKEKELFETAVRCFKGAHRARPLTSSDYLYFPILFHDRWYVVVLYFSLRWCIILDSCTVCFGVDSAFHKAVKDEFHNQ; via the exons ATGTACAAGATCAGCCCTTTTATCATCCCTCAATCCAAGATTGGTGTGTCCAAACTTGAATCTGATGTGTATGAAGCTGTTTTGAAGATGGGAGAAAGCAGCGAACACTTGAA TCTAAAAGTGGTGGATTATGGGTTTGTTGTTGTCTTGTTGAGTGCACTTTCATCTTCTCTTCGGCCTGGCGGAAaggtcaaccattttgtagtgaaCGCATTTTGCAAGCTGCTGTTCCTTAGAAAACACCCCAGGGATTCTAGAAAGCATTACTTCTTCTCTAAAGTTGGG GATTATCTTATTGGAAATCATGGTCGtgatgatgagaaggagaaggagctatTTGAGACTGCTGTGAGATGCTTTAAGGGTGCTCATCGTGCCAGGCCTTTAACATCCAGCGACTAT CTCTATTTTCCAATACTCTTCCATGATCGGTGGTATGTTGTTGTACTGTATTTTAGCCTGAGATGGTGTATAATCTTGGATTCATGCACAGTGTGCTTTGGAGTAGACTCAGCTTTCCACAAAGCTGTGAAAGATGAATTT cataATCAATGA
- the LOC136526239 gene encoding uncharacterized protein: MATGRWEGHLAPILPISGVGGHLSKLDQNMPLLKQRVAFLDIARICELFVLQQKRKMTIQLKPWMNHMAGTGGRCFFWHVLMLCPPSRQCVQGLAKALYHFLELILFEVV, from the exons ATGGCAACAG GAAGATGGGAAGGCCACCTAGCTCCAATTCTGCCGATATCAGGAGTGGGAGGCCACCTGAGCAAGTTAGATCAGAACATGCCATTGCTCAAGCAGAGGGTCGCCTTTCTTGATATTGCTAGGATTTGTGAACTCTTTGT cttgcaacaaaaaagaaaaatgacaatCCAATTGAAACCATGGATGAATCATATGGCAG GCACAGGAGGAAGATGCTTTTTTTGGCATGTCTTGATGTTATGCCCTCCTTCACGACAGTGTGTACAG GGTCTTGCAAAAGCATTGTATCACTTTCTTGAGCTGATTCTGTTTGAGGTAGTCTGA
- the LOC136526240 gene encoding protein FAR1-RELATED SEQUENCE 5-like produces the protein MEKELIATFNKVNLPDRKIMAVLSYIRGDVTPYNKKHISNEKTKINKATSDNDMQQVYDWFSKKQAEDPMFFYKFSIDENNKVKNIFWSNGTSRRYYEEFGDCISFDTTYNTNKYSLKFAPIVGITGHGDNCLFGCAFIMDETTETFEWLFQTMLTCMGGKYPKTIITDHDLAMKAAIRNVLPDTIHQNCFFHIVKKAQEKGGRIFSLERNKNLHDDLFDILRNSLTETEFEYLYKKLPQTYDVGGFRYLDDMWFNRENFVPCYFKKHFFPFINSTARSEGTNALFKLDVTPRYNIMRFMNEFQRILDTTEKNQAEQDFETRSMPWLSTAYEFERQAARLYNRKIFFKFQKELILATKYEAQELQKDQVYAVLKSEYHR, from the coding sequence ATGGAGAAGGAACTTATTGCAACATTCAACAAAGTGAACCTACCAGATAGGAAGATTATGGCAGTCCTATCTTATATAAGAGGCGATGTCACTCCATACAACAAGAAACATATCAGCAACGAGAAGACAAAGATAAATAAGGCAACATCGGATAATGACATGCAGCAAGTGTATGACTGGTTCTCTAAGAAACAGGCTGAGGACCCAATGTTCTTCTACAAGTTTTCCATAGATGAAAACAACAAAGTGAAAAACATTTTCTGGTCCAATGGTACAAGCAGAAGGTACTATGAGGAATTTGGAGATTGCATCAGTTTTGATACAACCTACAACACGAACAAGTACTCCCTCAAGTTTGCACCAATTGTTGGTATTACAGGTCATGGGGACAATTGCCTGTTTGGCTGCGCTTTCATAATGGATGAAACTACAGAAACTTTTGAGTGGTTGTTTCAGACAATGCTGACTTGTATGGGAGGAAAGTACCCTAAAACTATAATCACTGACCATGACCTAGCAATGAAGGCTGCTATCAGAAATGTTCTACCGGACACTATTCATCAGAACTGCTTCTTCCACATTGTGAAGAAAGCTCAGGAGAAAGGTGGCAGGATATTTTCATTGGAAAGGAACAAGAACCTGCATGACGATCTCTTTGACATTCTTAGGAACTCATTGACTGAAACAGAGTTTGAGTACTTGTACAAGAAGTTACCACAAACATATGATGTCGGTGGCTTCAGATACCTTGATGACATGTGGTTTAATAGGGAAAATTTTGTTCCATGTTACTTCAAGAAGCATTTCTTCCCTTTCATCAACTCTACAGCGAGAAGTGAAGGCACAAATGCATTATTCAAACTGGATGTCACACCAAGGTATAATATTATGAGATTTATGAATGAGttccaaagaattttagatacaacAGAAAAGAATCAAGCAGAACAGGACTTTGAAACCAGATCAATGCCTTGGTTGAGTACGGCATATGAGTTCGAAAGGCAGGCTGCAAGGCTGTACAACAGAAAGATATTCTTCAAGTTTCAAAAGGAGCTCATATTGGCAACAAAATATGAGGCTCAAGAACTCCAGAAAGATCAAGTTTATGCAGTGTTAAAATCAGAGTACCATAGGTAG
- the LOC136529768 gene encoding uncharacterized protein: MQRQEEIMSPGGTSYVLSQGGSSYTSLMNQVIAQAKSSNQNYEEFLSSEMTGSFMDILNEPFPLENRMFITTNIIYEPPQDDGDSLRNEESEAVPEFANEENMVHEERQDGQGSEGEQDIEGNMTKQHLVASEEQDEEELRAIQIESQSIMAAECLSHEHASRHVPQLGMKFKTTEDAYSFYNDYAFIVGFSLVKWHTYKCQDKKDHNYGQVTRVTYKCNLSSKRKEDDSTDVSGVRSTRNNKRKISVSGVQSARNNKKKISATPPTPNPVPNKRKTSTLVPTECPAELVVTLQNGEWTITRLNLEHNHAFASKDQKNKLFS; the protein is encoded by the exons ATGCAGAGACAAGAA GAGATCATGTCACCAGGAGGAACAAGTTATGTACTATCACAGGGCGGATCAAGCTATACAAGCCTTATGAACCAAGTCATAGCTCAGGCTAAATCTTCAAATCAGAATTATGAAGAATTTTTGTCATCTGAAATGACAGGAAGTTTCATGGACATACTCAATGAGCCATTTCCACTAGAG AACCGGATGTTCATCACTACCAACATAATCTATGAGCCACCACAAGATGATGGAGACAGCCTGCGAAATGAAGAATCAGAAGCAgtaccagagtttgcaaatgaagaAAACATGGTACATGAGGAAAGACAAGATGGACAAGGCAGTGAAGGGGAGCAAGATATAGAGGGCAACATGACAAAACAACATCTAGTAGCAAGTGAAGAACAAGATGAAGAAGAGCTCAGGGCAATTCAGATTGAAAGCCAAAGTATTATGGCAGCTGAGTGTTTGTCTCACGAACATGCTAGCAGGCATGTTCCACAGCTAGGCATGAAATTCAAAACAACAGAAGATGCGTACAGTTTCTACAATGACTATGCATTTATAGTCGGGTTTTCATTGGTCAAATGGCACACATACAAGTGCCAAGACAAGAAAGATCACAACTATGGCCAGGTAACAAGGGTCACATACAAGTGTAACTTGTCTAGTAAGAGAAAGGAGGATGATAGCACTGATGTTTCAGGAGTACGAAGCACAAGAAACAACAAAAGGAAGATTTCTGTTTCTGGAGTCCAAAGCGCAAGAAAtaacaaaaagaagatttctgcTACACCGCCAACACCTAATCCTGTGCCAAACAAAAGAAAAACAAGTACGCTTGTACCAACCGAGTGCCCCGCTGAACTTGTTGTCACACTACAGAATGGAGAATGGACAATAACCAGGTTGAATCTTGAGCATAATCATGCGTTTGCAAGCAAGGATCAGAAAAATAAACTATTTTCATAG